The following proteins come from a genomic window of Ictalurus furcatus strain D&B chromosome 26, Billie_1.0, whole genome shotgun sequence:
- the khsrp gene encoding far upstream element-binding protein 2 isoform X3 yields the protein MSDYSSVPPSGAGAAALGAAGIKKDAFADAVQRARQVRERARERPEKNTIAAKIGGDVAGGPVSNNGGAEGYPFSAQKRSLEDGDQPDSKRMAPQSDRDNATALSISAQLAALSQQSGRPSAITEEYRVPDGMVGLIIGRGGEQINKIQQESGCKVQIAPDSGGLPDRSVSLTGSHDSIQKAKMLLDDIVSRGRGTPPTSFHEANGSGHMQEMIIPAGKAGLVIGKGGETIKQLQERAGVKMILIQDPSQGPNMDKPLRIIGDPYKVQQAREMVQEILRERDQFGGDRNEYGSRMGGGGGGGGGGGGGGGIEVPVPRHSVGVVIGRSGEMIKKIQNDAGVRIQFKPDDGSGPDKIAHIMGPPDRCEHAAGIINELLQSIRVREEGGGGPPGPPGTGMPPGGRGRGRGPGNWGPPGGEMTFSIPAHKCGLVIGRGGENVKSINQQTGAFVEISRQPPPNGDPNFKLFTIRGNPQQIDHAKQLIEDKIEGPLCPVGPGPGGPGPAGPMGPYNPNPYQPGPPGAPPHGGPPGAHQYPPQGWGNAYQQWQPPAPHDPSKAAADHSAAWAAYYAQYYQQPGGGAMPGQSPSAQPAAPAPTDQNQVAQNTGQPDYTKAWEEYYKKMGETQAGGGAAPAAGGAPAATGAAGQTDYSAAWAEYYRQQAAYYGQNPQNPGQPAATQQGQQAQ from the exons ATTGCAGCTAAGATCGGTGGAGATGTTGCAGGCGGCCCTGTGAGCAATAACGGTGGTGCCGAGGGGTATCCTTTCTCAGCACAGAAACGATCGCTGGAGGACGGAG ATCAGCCGGACAGTAAGAGGATGGCTCCTCAGAGCGACCGGGACAACGCTACAGCTCTCT CTATCAGTGCTCAGCTGGCTGCTCTCTCTCAGCAGAG tgGACGTCCTTCTGCTATAACCGAGGAGTACAGAGTTCCTGACGGCATGGTGGGCCTCA TCATTGGTCGAGGAGGAGAGCAGATCAATAAGATCCAGCAGGAGTCGGGGTGTAAGGTTCAGATCGCGCCAG acAGCGGAGGTTTACCCGACAGAAGTGTCTCTCTCACCGGGTCTCATGACTCCATTCA gaaGGCCAAGATGCTGTTAGATGACATCGTGTCACGGGGTCGGGGAACACCGCCCACCTCCTTCCACGAGGCCAACGGGAGTGGCCACATGCAGGAGATGATCATCCCGGCGGGAAAAGCCGGACTCGTCATCGGCAAAGGAGGAGAAACCATCAAACAGCTCCAG gaacgTGCTGGTGTGAAGATGATCTTGATACAGGATCCGTCTCAGGGACCGAACATGGACAAACCCCTTCGCATCATTGGAGATCCCTAcaaagtgcag caagCGAGGGAGATGGTGCAGGAGATTCTGCGTGAGAGGGATCAGTTTGGAGGAGACCGGAACGAATATGGCTCCCGCATGGGAGGCGGTGGCGGAGGAGGTGGCGGCGGCGGAGGAGGTGGTGGAATAGAG gtgccTGTACCTCGTCACTCCGTGGGCGTGGTTATTGGCCGAAGCGGTGAGATGATCAAAAAGATTCAGAACGATGCAGGAGTCAGGATACAGTTCAAACCAG atgacgGGAGTGGACCCGATAAGATCGCTCACATCATGGGGCCTCCTGACCGCTGTGAGCACGCAGCCGGCATCATCAACGAGCTCCTACAGAGTATCCGGGTGCGAGAGGAGGGAGGAGGG GGACCCCCTGGTCCTCCTGGGACAGGTATGCCTCCAGGTGGGCGTGGCAGGGGGCGTGGTCCAGGTAACTGGGGTCCCCCTGGAGGTGAGATGACCTTCTCTATCCCCGCCCACAAGTGCGGCCTGGTGATTGGCCGAGGAGGCGAGAACGTGAAGTCGATCAACCAGCAGACAGGCGCGTTCGTGGAGATCTCGCGCCAGCCGCCGCCCAACGGAGACCCCAACTTCAAACTGTTCACCATCCGGGGGAATCCGCAGCAGATCGACCACGCCAAGCAGCTCATTGAGGACAAGATAGAG GGTCCTCTGTGTCCTGTAGGTCCCGGTCCCGGTGGTCCCGGTCCAGCCGGCCCAATGGGTCCATACAACCCAAATCCGTATCAGCCCGGACCTCCAGGAGCCCCACCACA tggaggTCCTCCAGGTGCCCATCAGTACCCCCCTCAGGGTTGGGGAAACGCCTACCAGCAGTGGCAGCCGCCTGCACCTCATGACCCCA gtaaAGCTGCAGCGGATCACAGTGCTGCCTGGGCAGCGTATTATGCGCAGTACTACCAGCAGCCTGGTGGAGGCGCTATGCCCGGCCAGTCACCCAGCGCACAGCCCGCTGCTCCTGCCCCCACCGACCAGAACCAAGTGGCTCAGAACACAGGGCAGCCCGACTACACCAAGGCCTGGGAGGAGTACTACAAGAAAATGGGTGAGA ctcaggCAGGAGGTGGCGCTGCTCCAGCAGCAGGTGGCGCTCCAGCAGCGACAGGAGCAGCAGGACAGACTGACTACAGCGCCGCCTGGGCCGAGTACTACAGACAGCAAGCAGCTTATTACGGCCAAAACCCACAGAACCCTGGACAGCCTGCAGCCACGCAGCAGGGccaacag GCGCAGTAA
- the khsrp gene encoding far upstream element-binding protein 2 isoform X4, with the protein MSDYSSVPPSGAGAAALGAAGIKKDAFADAVQRARQIAAKIGGDVAGGPVSNNGGAEGYPFSAQKRSLEDGGIFTHNDQPDSKRMAPQSDRDNATALSISAQLAALSQQSGRPSAITEEYRVPDGMVGLIIGRGGEQINKIQQESGCKVQIAPDSGGLPDRSVSLTGSHDSIQKAKMLLDDIVSRGRGTPPTSFHEANGSGHMQEMIIPAGKAGLVIGKGGETIKQLQERAGVKMILIQDPSQGPNMDKPLRIIGDPYKVQQAREMVQEILRERDQFGGDRNEYGSRMGGGGGGGGGGGGGGGIEVPVPRHSVGVVIGRSGEMIKKIQNDAGVRIQFKPDDGSGPDKIAHIMGPPDRCEHAAGIINELLQSIRVREEGGGGPPGPPGTGMPPGGRGRGRGPGNWGPPGGEMTFSIPAHKCGLVIGRGGENVKSINQQTGAFVEISRQPPPNGDPNFKLFTIRGNPQQIDHAKQLIEDKIEGPLCPVGPGPGGPGPAGPMGPYNPNPYQPGPPGAPPHGGPPGAHQYPPQGWGNAYQQWQPPAPHDPSKAAADHSAAWAAYYAQYYQQPGGGAMPGQSPSAQPAAPAPTDQNQVAQNTGQPDYTKAWEEYYKKMGETQAGGGAAPAAGGAPAATGAAGQTDYSAAWAEYYRQQAAYYGQNPQNPGQPAATQQGQQAQ; encoded by the exons ATTGCAGCTAAGATCGGTGGAGATGTTGCAGGCGGCCCTGTGAGCAATAACGGTGGTGCCGAGGGGTATCCTTTCTCAGCACAGAAACGATCGCTGGAGGACGGAGGTATATTCACACATAATG ATCAGCCGGACAGTAAGAGGATGGCTCCTCAGAGCGACCGGGACAACGCTACAGCTCTCT CTATCAGTGCTCAGCTGGCTGCTCTCTCTCAGCAGAG tgGACGTCCTTCTGCTATAACCGAGGAGTACAGAGTTCCTGACGGCATGGTGGGCCTCA TCATTGGTCGAGGAGGAGAGCAGATCAATAAGATCCAGCAGGAGTCGGGGTGTAAGGTTCAGATCGCGCCAG acAGCGGAGGTTTACCCGACAGAAGTGTCTCTCTCACCGGGTCTCATGACTCCATTCA gaaGGCCAAGATGCTGTTAGATGACATCGTGTCACGGGGTCGGGGAACACCGCCCACCTCCTTCCACGAGGCCAACGGGAGTGGCCACATGCAGGAGATGATCATCCCGGCGGGAAAAGCCGGACTCGTCATCGGCAAAGGAGGAGAAACCATCAAACAGCTCCAG gaacgTGCTGGTGTGAAGATGATCTTGATACAGGATCCGTCTCAGGGACCGAACATGGACAAACCCCTTCGCATCATTGGAGATCCCTAcaaagtgcag caagCGAGGGAGATGGTGCAGGAGATTCTGCGTGAGAGGGATCAGTTTGGAGGAGACCGGAACGAATATGGCTCCCGCATGGGAGGCGGTGGCGGAGGAGGTGGCGGCGGCGGAGGAGGTGGTGGAATAGAG gtgccTGTACCTCGTCACTCCGTGGGCGTGGTTATTGGCCGAAGCGGTGAGATGATCAAAAAGATTCAGAACGATGCAGGAGTCAGGATACAGTTCAAACCAG atgacgGGAGTGGACCCGATAAGATCGCTCACATCATGGGGCCTCCTGACCGCTGTGAGCACGCAGCCGGCATCATCAACGAGCTCCTACAGAGTATCCGGGTGCGAGAGGAGGGAGGAGGG GGACCCCCTGGTCCTCCTGGGACAGGTATGCCTCCAGGTGGGCGTGGCAGGGGGCGTGGTCCAGGTAACTGGGGTCCCCCTGGAGGTGAGATGACCTTCTCTATCCCCGCCCACAAGTGCGGCCTGGTGATTGGCCGAGGAGGCGAGAACGTGAAGTCGATCAACCAGCAGACAGGCGCGTTCGTGGAGATCTCGCGCCAGCCGCCGCCCAACGGAGACCCCAACTTCAAACTGTTCACCATCCGGGGGAATCCGCAGCAGATCGACCACGCCAAGCAGCTCATTGAGGACAAGATAGAG GGTCCTCTGTGTCCTGTAGGTCCCGGTCCCGGTGGTCCCGGTCCAGCCGGCCCAATGGGTCCATACAACCCAAATCCGTATCAGCCCGGACCTCCAGGAGCCCCACCACA tggaggTCCTCCAGGTGCCCATCAGTACCCCCCTCAGGGTTGGGGAAACGCCTACCAGCAGTGGCAGCCGCCTGCACCTCATGACCCCA gtaaAGCTGCAGCGGATCACAGTGCTGCCTGGGCAGCGTATTATGCGCAGTACTACCAGCAGCCTGGTGGAGGCGCTATGCCCGGCCAGTCACCCAGCGCACAGCCCGCTGCTCCTGCCCCCACCGACCAGAACCAAGTGGCTCAGAACACAGGGCAGCCCGACTACACCAAGGCCTGGGAGGAGTACTACAAGAAAATGGGTGAGA ctcaggCAGGAGGTGGCGCTGCTCCAGCAGCAGGTGGCGCTCCAGCAGCGACAGGAGCAGCAGGACAGACTGACTACAGCGCCGCCTGGGCCGAGTACTACAGACAGCAAGCAGCTTATTACGGCCAAAACCCACAGAACCCTGGACAGCCTGCAGCCACGCAGCAGGGccaacag GCGCAGTAA
- the khsrp gene encoding far upstream element-binding protein 2 isoform X5 has product MSDYSSVPPSGAGAAALGAAGIKKDAFADAVQRARQIAAKIGGDVAGGPVSNNGGAEGYPFSAQKRSLEDGDQPDSKRMAPQSDRDNATALSISAQLAALSQQSGRPSAITEEYRVPDGMVGLIIGRGGEQINKIQQESGCKVQIAPDSGGLPDRSVSLTGSHDSIQKAKMLLDDIVSRGRGTPPTSFHEANGSGHMQEMIIPAGKAGLVIGKGGETIKQLQERAGVKMILIQDPSQGPNMDKPLRIIGDPYKVQQAREMVQEILRERDQFGGDRNEYGSRMGGGGGGGGGGGGGGGIEVPVPRHSVGVVIGRSGEMIKKIQNDAGVRIQFKPDDGSGPDKIAHIMGPPDRCEHAAGIINELLQSIRVREEGGGGPPGPPGTGMPPGGRGRGRGPGNWGPPGGEMTFSIPAHKCGLVIGRGGENVKSINQQTGAFVEISRQPPPNGDPNFKLFTIRGNPQQIDHAKQLIEDKIEGPLCPVGPGPGGPGPAGPMGPYNPNPYQPGPPGAPPHGGPPGAHQYPPQGWGNAYQQWQPPAPHDPSKAAADHSAAWAAYYAQYYQQPGGGAMPGQSPSAQPAAPAPTDQNQVAQNTGQPDYTKAWEEYYKKMGETQAGGGAAPAAGGAPAATGAAGQTDYSAAWAEYYRQQAAYYGQNPQNPGQPAATQQGQQAQ; this is encoded by the exons ATTGCAGCTAAGATCGGTGGAGATGTTGCAGGCGGCCCTGTGAGCAATAACGGTGGTGCCGAGGGGTATCCTTTCTCAGCACAGAAACGATCGCTGGAGGACGGAG ATCAGCCGGACAGTAAGAGGATGGCTCCTCAGAGCGACCGGGACAACGCTACAGCTCTCT CTATCAGTGCTCAGCTGGCTGCTCTCTCTCAGCAGAG tgGACGTCCTTCTGCTATAACCGAGGAGTACAGAGTTCCTGACGGCATGGTGGGCCTCA TCATTGGTCGAGGAGGAGAGCAGATCAATAAGATCCAGCAGGAGTCGGGGTGTAAGGTTCAGATCGCGCCAG acAGCGGAGGTTTACCCGACAGAAGTGTCTCTCTCACCGGGTCTCATGACTCCATTCA gaaGGCCAAGATGCTGTTAGATGACATCGTGTCACGGGGTCGGGGAACACCGCCCACCTCCTTCCACGAGGCCAACGGGAGTGGCCACATGCAGGAGATGATCATCCCGGCGGGAAAAGCCGGACTCGTCATCGGCAAAGGAGGAGAAACCATCAAACAGCTCCAG gaacgTGCTGGTGTGAAGATGATCTTGATACAGGATCCGTCTCAGGGACCGAACATGGACAAACCCCTTCGCATCATTGGAGATCCCTAcaaagtgcag caagCGAGGGAGATGGTGCAGGAGATTCTGCGTGAGAGGGATCAGTTTGGAGGAGACCGGAACGAATATGGCTCCCGCATGGGAGGCGGTGGCGGAGGAGGTGGCGGCGGCGGAGGAGGTGGTGGAATAGAG gtgccTGTACCTCGTCACTCCGTGGGCGTGGTTATTGGCCGAAGCGGTGAGATGATCAAAAAGATTCAGAACGATGCAGGAGTCAGGATACAGTTCAAACCAG atgacgGGAGTGGACCCGATAAGATCGCTCACATCATGGGGCCTCCTGACCGCTGTGAGCACGCAGCCGGCATCATCAACGAGCTCCTACAGAGTATCCGGGTGCGAGAGGAGGGAGGAGGG GGACCCCCTGGTCCTCCTGGGACAGGTATGCCTCCAGGTGGGCGTGGCAGGGGGCGTGGTCCAGGTAACTGGGGTCCCCCTGGAGGTGAGATGACCTTCTCTATCCCCGCCCACAAGTGCGGCCTGGTGATTGGCCGAGGAGGCGAGAACGTGAAGTCGATCAACCAGCAGACAGGCGCGTTCGTGGAGATCTCGCGCCAGCCGCCGCCCAACGGAGACCCCAACTTCAAACTGTTCACCATCCGGGGGAATCCGCAGCAGATCGACCACGCCAAGCAGCTCATTGAGGACAAGATAGAG GGTCCTCTGTGTCCTGTAGGTCCCGGTCCCGGTGGTCCCGGTCCAGCCGGCCCAATGGGTCCATACAACCCAAATCCGTATCAGCCCGGACCTCCAGGAGCCCCACCACA tggaggTCCTCCAGGTGCCCATCAGTACCCCCCTCAGGGTTGGGGAAACGCCTACCAGCAGTGGCAGCCGCCTGCACCTCATGACCCCA gtaaAGCTGCAGCGGATCACAGTGCTGCCTGGGCAGCGTATTATGCGCAGTACTACCAGCAGCCTGGTGGAGGCGCTATGCCCGGCCAGTCACCCAGCGCACAGCCCGCTGCTCCTGCCCCCACCGACCAGAACCAAGTGGCTCAGAACACAGGGCAGCCCGACTACACCAAGGCCTGGGAGGAGTACTACAAGAAAATGGGTGAGA ctcaggCAGGAGGTGGCGCTGCTCCAGCAGCAGGTGGCGCTCCAGCAGCGACAGGAGCAGCAGGACAGACTGACTACAGCGCCGCCTGGGCCGAGTACTACAGACAGCAAGCAGCTTATTACGGCCAAAACCCACAGAACCCTGGACAGCCTGCAGCCACGCAGCAGGGccaacag GCGCAGTAA
- the khsrp gene encoding far upstream element-binding protein 2 isoform X1 — translation MSDYSSVPPSGAGAAALGAAGIKKDAFADAVQRARQVRERARERPEKNTIAAKIGGDVAGGPVSNNGGAEGYPFSAQKRSLEDGGIFTHNDQPDSKRMAPQSDRDNATALSISAQLAALSQQSGRPSAITEEYRVPDGMVGLIIGRGGEQINKIQQESGCKVQIAPDSGGLPDRSVSLTGSHDSIQKAKMLLDDIVSRGRGTPPTSFHEANGSGHMQEMIIPAGKAGLVIGKGGETIKQLQERAGVKMILIQDPSQGPNMDKPLRIIGDPYKVQQAREMVQEILRERDQFGGDRNEYGSRMGGGGGGGGGGGGGGGIEVPVPRHSVGVVIGRSGEMIKKIQNDAGVRIQFKPDDGSGPDKIAHIMGPPDRCEHAAGIINELLQSIRVREEGGGGPPGPPGTGMPPGGRGRGRGPGNWGPPGGEMTFSIPAHKCGLVIGRGGENVKSINQQTGAFVEISRQPPPNGDPNFKLFTIRGNPQQIDHAKQLIEDKIEGPLCPVGPGPGGPGPAGPMGPYNPNPYQPGPPGAPPHGGPPGAHQYPPQGWGNAYQQWQPPAPHDPSKAAADHSAAWAAYYAQYYQQPGGGAMPGQSPSAQPAAPAPTDQNQVAQNTGQPDYTKAWEEYYKKMGETQAGGGAAPAAGGAPAATGAAGQTDYSAAWAEYYRQQAAYYGQNPQNPGQPAATQQGQQAQ, via the exons ATTGCAGCTAAGATCGGTGGAGATGTTGCAGGCGGCCCTGTGAGCAATAACGGTGGTGCCGAGGGGTATCCTTTCTCAGCACAGAAACGATCGCTGGAGGACGGAGGTATATTCACACATAATG ATCAGCCGGACAGTAAGAGGATGGCTCCTCAGAGCGACCGGGACAACGCTACAGCTCTCT CTATCAGTGCTCAGCTGGCTGCTCTCTCTCAGCAGAG tgGACGTCCTTCTGCTATAACCGAGGAGTACAGAGTTCCTGACGGCATGGTGGGCCTCA TCATTGGTCGAGGAGGAGAGCAGATCAATAAGATCCAGCAGGAGTCGGGGTGTAAGGTTCAGATCGCGCCAG acAGCGGAGGTTTACCCGACAGAAGTGTCTCTCTCACCGGGTCTCATGACTCCATTCA gaaGGCCAAGATGCTGTTAGATGACATCGTGTCACGGGGTCGGGGAACACCGCCCACCTCCTTCCACGAGGCCAACGGGAGTGGCCACATGCAGGAGATGATCATCCCGGCGGGAAAAGCCGGACTCGTCATCGGCAAAGGAGGAGAAACCATCAAACAGCTCCAG gaacgTGCTGGTGTGAAGATGATCTTGATACAGGATCCGTCTCAGGGACCGAACATGGACAAACCCCTTCGCATCATTGGAGATCCCTAcaaagtgcag caagCGAGGGAGATGGTGCAGGAGATTCTGCGTGAGAGGGATCAGTTTGGAGGAGACCGGAACGAATATGGCTCCCGCATGGGAGGCGGTGGCGGAGGAGGTGGCGGCGGCGGAGGAGGTGGTGGAATAGAG gtgccTGTACCTCGTCACTCCGTGGGCGTGGTTATTGGCCGAAGCGGTGAGATGATCAAAAAGATTCAGAACGATGCAGGAGTCAGGATACAGTTCAAACCAG atgacgGGAGTGGACCCGATAAGATCGCTCACATCATGGGGCCTCCTGACCGCTGTGAGCACGCAGCCGGCATCATCAACGAGCTCCTACAGAGTATCCGGGTGCGAGAGGAGGGAGGAGGG GGACCCCCTGGTCCTCCTGGGACAGGTATGCCTCCAGGTGGGCGTGGCAGGGGGCGTGGTCCAGGTAACTGGGGTCCCCCTGGAGGTGAGATGACCTTCTCTATCCCCGCCCACAAGTGCGGCCTGGTGATTGGCCGAGGAGGCGAGAACGTGAAGTCGATCAACCAGCAGACAGGCGCGTTCGTGGAGATCTCGCGCCAGCCGCCGCCCAACGGAGACCCCAACTTCAAACTGTTCACCATCCGGGGGAATCCGCAGCAGATCGACCACGCCAAGCAGCTCATTGAGGACAAGATAGAG GGTCCTCTGTGTCCTGTAGGTCCCGGTCCCGGTGGTCCCGGTCCAGCCGGCCCAATGGGTCCATACAACCCAAATCCGTATCAGCCCGGACCTCCAGGAGCCCCACCACA tggaggTCCTCCAGGTGCCCATCAGTACCCCCCTCAGGGTTGGGGAAACGCCTACCAGCAGTGGCAGCCGCCTGCACCTCATGACCCCA gtaaAGCTGCAGCGGATCACAGTGCTGCCTGGGCAGCGTATTATGCGCAGTACTACCAGCAGCCTGGTGGAGGCGCTATGCCCGGCCAGTCACCCAGCGCACAGCCCGCTGCTCCTGCCCCCACCGACCAGAACCAAGTGGCTCAGAACACAGGGCAGCCCGACTACACCAAGGCCTGGGAGGAGTACTACAAGAAAATGGGTGAGA ctcaggCAGGAGGTGGCGCTGCTCCAGCAGCAGGTGGCGCTCCAGCAGCGACAGGAGCAGCAGGACAGACTGACTACAGCGCCGCCTGGGCCGAGTACTACAGACAGCAAGCAGCTTATTACGGCCAAAACCCACAGAACCCTGGACAGCCTGCAGCCACGCAGCAGGGccaacag GCGCAGTAA
- the khsrp gene encoding far upstream element-binding protein 2 isoform X6: MSDYSSVPPSGAGAAALGAAGIKKDAFADAVQRARQIAAKIGGDVAGGPVSNNGGAEGYPFSAQKRSLEDGDQPDSKRMAPQSDRDNATALSISAQLAALSQQSGRPSAITEEYRVPDGMVGLIIGRGGEQINKIQQESGCKVQIAPDSGGLPDRSVSLTGSHDSIQKAKMLLDDIVSRGRGTPPTSFHEANGSGHMQEMIIPAGKAGLVIGKGGETIKQLQERAGVKMILIQDPSQGPNMDKPLRIIGDPYKVQQAREMVQEILRERDQFGGDRNEYGSRMGGGGGGGGGGGGGGGIEVPVPRHSVGVVIGRSGEMIKKIQNDAGVRIQFKPDDGSGPDKIAHIMGPPDRCEHAAGIINELLQSIRVREEGGGGPPGPPGTGMPPGGRGRGRGPGNWGPPGGEMTFSIPAHKCGLVIGRGGENVKSINQQTGAFVEISRQPPPNGDPNFKLFTIRGNPQQIDHAKQLIEDKIEGPLCPVGPGPGGPGPAGPMGPYNPNPYQPGPPGAPPHGGPPGAHQYPPQGWGNAYQQWQPPAPHDPSKAAADHSAAWAAYYAQYYQQPGGGAMPGQSPSAQPAAPAPTDQNQVAQNTGQPDYTKAWEEYYKKMAQAGGGAAPAAGGAPAATGAAGQTDYSAAWAEYYRQQAAYYGQNPQNPGQPAATQQGQQAQ; this comes from the exons ATTGCAGCTAAGATCGGTGGAGATGTTGCAGGCGGCCCTGTGAGCAATAACGGTGGTGCCGAGGGGTATCCTTTCTCAGCACAGAAACGATCGCTGGAGGACGGAG ATCAGCCGGACAGTAAGAGGATGGCTCCTCAGAGCGACCGGGACAACGCTACAGCTCTCT CTATCAGTGCTCAGCTGGCTGCTCTCTCTCAGCAGAG tgGACGTCCTTCTGCTATAACCGAGGAGTACAGAGTTCCTGACGGCATGGTGGGCCTCA TCATTGGTCGAGGAGGAGAGCAGATCAATAAGATCCAGCAGGAGTCGGGGTGTAAGGTTCAGATCGCGCCAG acAGCGGAGGTTTACCCGACAGAAGTGTCTCTCTCACCGGGTCTCATGACTCCATTCA gaaGGCCAAGATGCTGTTAGATGACATCGTGTCACGGGGTCGGGGAACACCGCCCACCTCCTTCCACGAGGCCAACGGGAGTGGCCACATGCAGGAGATGATCATCCCGGCGGGAAAAGCCGGACTCGTCATCGGCAAAGGAGGAGAAACCATCAAACAGCTCCAG gaacgTGCTGGTGTGAAGATGATCTTGATACAGGATCCGTCTCAGGGACCGAACATGGACAAACCCCTTCGCATCATTGGAGATCCCTAcaaagtgcag caagCGAGGGAGATGGTGCAGGAGATTCTGCGTGAGAGGGATCAGTTTGGAGGAGACCGGAACGAATATGGCTCCCGCATGGGAGGCGGTGGCGGAGGAGGTGGCGGCGGCGGAGGAGGTGGTGGAATAGAG gtgccTGTACCTCGTCACTCCGTGGGCGTGGTTATTGGCCGAAGCGGTGAGATGATCAAAAAGATTCAGAACGATGCAGGAGTCAGGATACAGTTCAAACCAG atgacgGGAGTGGACCCGATAAGATCGCTCACATCATGGGGCCTCCTGACCGCTGTGAGCACGCAGCCGGCATCATCAACGAGCTCCTACAGAGTATCCGGGTGCGAGAGGAGGGAGGAGGG GGACCCCCTGGTCCTCCTGGGACAGGTATGCCTCCAGGTGGGCGTGGCAGGGGGCGTGGTCCAGGTAACTGGGGTCCCCCTGGAGGTGAGATGACCTTCTCTATCCCCGCCCACAAGTGCGGCCTGGTGATTGGCCGAGGAGGCGAGAACGTGAAGTCGATCAACCAGCAGACAGGCGCGTTCGTGGAGATCTCGCGCCAGCCGCCGCCCAACGGAGACCCCAACTTCAAACTGTTCACCATCCGGGGGAATCCGCAGCAGATCGACCACGCCAAGCAGCTCATTGAGGACAAGATAGAG GGTCCTCTGTGTCCTGTAGGTCCCGGTCCCGGTGGTCCCGGTCCAGCCGGCCCAATGGGTCCATACAACCCAAATCCGTATCAGCCCGGACCTCCAGGAGCCCCACCACA tggaggTCCTCCAGGTGCCCATCAGTACCCCCCTCAGGGTTGGGGAAACGCCTACCAGCAGTGGCAGCCGCCTGCACCTCATGACCCCA gtaaAGCTGCAGCGGATCACAGTGCTGCCTGGGCAGCGTATTATGCGCAGTACTACCAGCAGCCTGGTGGAGGCGCTATGCCCGGCCAGTCACCCAGCGCACAGCCCGCTGCTCCTGCCCCCACCGACCAGAACCAAGTGGCTCAGAACACAGGGCAGCCCGACTACACCAAGGCCTGGGAGGAGTACTACAAGAAAATGG ctcaggCAGGAGGTGGCGCTGCTCCAGCAGCAGGTGGCGCTCCAGCAGCGACAGGAGCAGCAGGACAGACTGACTACAGCGCCGCCTGGGCCGAGTACTACAGACAGCAAGCAGCTTATTACGGCCAAAACCCACAGAACCCTGGACAGCCTGCAGCCACGCAGCAGGGccaacag GCGCAGTAA